The Malus sylvestris chromosome 14, drMalSylv7.2, whole genome shotgun sequence genome segment TTTTCATGCAGGattgctttttttattattgtacaTATTGGGAGATTCTGTAGGATTTTTATTGAACTTGAAAATAATTAATAGTAACATAGTAATTACCTTACTTATGCCTTTGTCACCACACAGTGTCCACCAAGATAGCCTGATTCATAGTCTACCTGGTTATCTATGTCGAGGTATGTCATAAATGATGAGTTTTCAGATGAGGTTCACCATGATTTTATCTTAAATGATTTCATTTTTTCAGTGATTTAGtgatataaaatattttaaaagagTAAATTTAAGTTAAAATACATGTTAAAGTTGTTTATAAATGTAAGAACTGATTGAGCATTGAAAAGAGGAGTTTtcaaaaagcaagaaaaaaaaaaaacaaaagctttGCAGTATTCCCAGGTGAGTGGGTTTATTTCTTACTCTGGGACCACTCTTTAAGTATCTATATACAATTCTTATATTTGAGGATTTCTTTAGGTATCAAGTGAGTACCTATATGTTGAAATACTTTGAGAACTCCTATTCCGACCCATTTAAGGATTACATGGTTGAATGGACTCCATTTAGTGTCTCCATTAAAGATGCCATTACATGCCCAAAAGGCAACTTGTTTAATAAAGGCAACTTTCACTATTTACAGCGATATATTTATATTAGAAGACAACAATTTAAGCTCAACCATAATAGACTAGTCAtgataatttaatattaaactcGTCGTTGTGCTTAAAATCTTGAATATATaaatgaagaagaggaagaatatCATTAAATATCGAAGTGTGAAGATATTTTCATAACTTACAAGTTACAATCATCAAACTTTTTGATCTATGCAAACAACAACCTTATTTTATGTTCCAGTTTAAACGGTAAAAGCCCAAAGAAAGTTCCAAACGCCACCTGAACTTAACCCACCGACTAATCAGAACCATCACCACCACTTGCTTAAATAGTCCAACAGGGCACATTCTGATAAGACATCCCATCCAACTCTTAGCACTCTTttgatatatataaattatataatgttAATGATTTCTAAAGTGGCATCTTCAATTATTATAAATACGTGAAATTCAAGTTAGATCTAAGATTGTGAACATATAAAACACAGCAACACAAATTCaagatttgaaattttggatTTTGTCTTAGTTGTTGTATTTTACTATGTTGAAAAGAATATTATGCAAAGATATAAACATgaggattaaaaataataattacaaaCATGAGTTAGGCTAATTGGTAAGATTAATGTTACAAACATGAGTTAGGCTAATTGGTAAGATTAGTGTTTTCGTTCATGTGCGTAAGTACTCGTTTGAGTGGTTCAGGGTTATCTTAAGCTAACAAAAAAAAGGTCTTGCcttaataatttaaataatatttcGACTAATTCCTTTCTTTCCTAACATTCTATTATATAGTATGAGAACATGCTACCAAGGTCATTCTAGCGTACGGGTGGTCAAACTAACAAAATCGTTGGCGTGCTCAGTTTGTTCTACTCACACTATGTATATTATCACATATATCTTGTTGTGATATGAATTATTAGGCAGTAACGTTCAATATATCGTTAACTACGTGTTAGAATTAAATGGCCTCATCTGTTATGCATGCGCATCATGCTCACATTCTAATAACCTTTACTTAGAATTATCTtgtgaaaaacaaaaaagaagtaGTGTTATATTTATTATCTATTAGTATTATCtttctaataaaaataagacCCGACAACTCATGCTGatctcatttaaaaaaaaaaaaaaaccaaatgaattacaaaaatttatattttttctattattgaaaaattgaaaagacaGTAATACGTTGTAATCCCGTAATATGTGTGGAACTTGTCCCTTGTTATTATTCCTAATATTCCTCTCACAAACCCAAATTGGGACACACGTGCGAGGTCCGACAACAGTCCTCCACATGCTTGAACCTTCCATTTTCCAACCTCTCTCGCCCCACCACTCTGAAACGccaacagagagagaaagaagagagagaaagaggagggagaaagaatagagagagagtaaaaagcaaaaagaagaacaaaaaaaagagaatGACTAGTCTCTGTCTCTGTATCTCTCTCACATATTCAACAGATCCCACCCAAAAAGCAAAAGACCGCTCTCTCTGCTTCTCTCTCTACCCCTTCAgcagtttctctctctagaatggACGAGactgcttcttcttcatccttATCTCTTTGATCTCTCCTCCTCACCAAACCCAATGAATCCCTCCTCCACCGCTTCCATCTGAGAAGCATTTTATATTTACTTtccaatttatttgtttttttctttcaaagtaTGAgcattttttggatttttctgtGAAGCCCTGTGagtcatcttcttctttctcaaTAGGTAAACTTTCTCTCACACCCTCTTACCATCCCACCTCCGCCGACATTGTTAACGGTTTTCTGGTGCTTTTTGTTTGTGCTCTCACTTCTTTATATTTTTCTGGTTTCTCCGTCTGTTTGCTCTGTTTTACTTTCTGGGAAATCTGaggaaaataaaagagaaaaaaaaaattggaaactgCAAAATTGAAGTTCGTAAAGTTCCTGATAGGAAAGTAATGTTCTGGATTTAGTCACAAATATTTTTGCTTTTCTGGGTTCGCAGAAAAGCGAAATCATTTTGGTACACACcatgttttgtttttcactTTTCCACATTTTCTCGGCAGCCAAACACATTATATGAAAAGCTCCTTCGATTCTCTCACTGTTCTGTTTGTGTTTTGTGACTTTGGGTTGTTGTGGTTTCAGATCTGAAGCCTGGATTTTTCTCCGCTGCTACGAAAGGTTACTCTCTAAACCCCAATTTAAAGATCTAAGATTCTCTAATctagtgttaattaattaaataaataattaatcaatGCTTTCAGATGTGTATGCGTTTTGTTTGCCTAGGTTTTTGGTTCTGAGATCTTAACATggtaatttgtagtattttatttgtttggtttAGATAATGCGGTTGCTGTTATGGATATTCCTTGAATTTTGGTGGCTTTTGCTTGActaggcttttggttttccttgTACCTAACGActacttaattttgtttttccgATGTTTTAGGTTTCTGGGAACATTTGAATTAATTCAAAACTAGTTCCTTAACCTTATTTAATCCAACCGTTCAACTTCAACTTCTTCATTTTTACCGTCTGGGCATCTCTGGTTTCGAACCCGAAAGATGCAGAGACCTCCATCGGAAGACTTTGCTTTGAAGGAGACCAAACCCCACCTCGGTGGGGGGAGGATCTCCGGTGACAAGCTCACGAGCACGTATGATCTCGTTGAGCAGATGCAGTACCTATATGTCCGGGTTGTTAAGGCGAAGGACTTGCCCGCGAAAGATGTTACTGGTAGCTGTGACCCTTATGTGGAAGTTAGGCTTGGGAATTACAAGGGCGCTACTCGACATTTTGAGAAGAAGTCAAATCCGGAGTGGAACCAGGTTTTTGCATTTTCGAAAGATCGTATTCAGGCTACCGTTCTTGAGGTCGTTGTGAAGGACAAGGATGTTGTGAAGGACGATTTGATAGGCCGAGTTTCTTTTGACCTGAATGAGGTTCCAAAACGCGTTCCTCCTGACAGTCCTCTGGCACCACAGTGGTATAGATTGGAAGATCATAAGGCGAACAAGGCTAGGGGAGAGCTGATGTTGGCTGTATGGATGGGCACCCAAGCCGATGAAGCTTTTCCCGAAGCATGGCATTCCGATGCTGCCACAATTAGTGGAGCTGACAGTCTTTCAAATATCCGATCAAAGGTGTATCTCTCTCCTAAGCTTTGGTATTTGAGGGTTAATGTGATTGAAGCTCAGGATTTGATACCAAGTGATAAGGGTAGGTATCCTGAAGTTTATGTGAAGGCCATCTTGGGAAATCAAGCTTTGAGGACTAGGATTTCTCCAAGCAGAAGCCTAAATCCCATGTGGAACGAAGATCTAATGTTTGTAGCATCAGAACCTTTTGAGGAGCCCTTGATTTTGAGTGTGGAGGACAGAATTGCATCTAACAAGGATGAAGTTCTGGGGAGATGTGCTATTCCTCTGCAGTATGTGCACCGACGGTATGATCATAAACCTGTGAACACTAGCTGGCACAATCTTGAGAAGCATGTTATCATAGAAGgggaaaagaagaaggaaatcaaGTTTGCAAGCAGGATTCATATGAGGATCTGTCTGGAAGGTGGTTACCATGTCCTCGATGAATCAACACACTATAGTAGCGATCTTCGACCGACAGCAAAACCGTTGTGGAAGTCCAGCATTGGGGTCCTTGAAGTGGGAATTCTGAATGCTCAGGGGTTGATGCCAATGAAGACCAAGGACGGGAAAGGTACAACAGATGCTTATTGTGTGGCGAAATACGGGCAGAAATGGGTTCGAACAAGAACCATTATTGATAGCTTTACTCCCAAGTGGAATGAGCAGTACACCTGGGAAGTCTATGATCCTTGTACTGTCATAACAATTGGGGTATTTGATAACTGTCATCTGCATGGGGGAGAAAAGGCCGGAGGGGCCAGGGATGCAAGAATTGGGAAGGTAAGGATTCGTCTCTCCACCCTTGAGACTGATCGGGTTTACACACACTCGTACCCCCTTTTGGTTCTGCACCCAAATGGTGTAAAGAAGATGGGTGAAATTCATATGGCCGTGAGGTTCACTTGCTCTTCCCTGCTTAACATGATGCACATGTACTCACAACCACTGCTGCCAAAAATGCACTATATTCATCCATTAACTGTAAGTCAGCTCGATAGCTTGAGGCACCAGGCTACTCAGATTGTATCAGTGAGGCTGAGTCGTGCTGAACCTCCATTGAGGAATGAAGTGGTTGAGTACATGCTGGATGTGGGCTCCCACATGTGGAGTATGAGAAGAAGCAAAGCTAACTTCTTCAGGATTATGAATGTTTTGGGTGGGATAATTGCTGTTGGAAAATGGTTTGACCAGATCTGCAATTGGAAAAACCCCATTACTACCGTACTCATTCACATCTTGTTTATTATACTGGTCATGTACCCGGAGCTGATATTGCCTACAATTTTCCTCTACCTCTTCTTGATTGGAGTTTGGTATTACAGATGGAGGCCAAGGCACCCTCCTCACATGGACACTCGTCTGTCTCACGCAGATTCTGCACATCCTGATGAACTTGATGAAGAGTTTGATACATTCCCTACTTCACGGCCTTCCGAGATAGTGAGGATGCGATATGATAGGTTGAGGAGTATTGCAGGGAGAATTCAGACAGTGGTTGGTGACTTGGCTACTCAAGGGGAGAGGCTGCAATCTTTACTGAGCTGGAGAGATCCAAGAGCCACCGCTTTGTTCGTGCTTTTCTGTCTGATTGCAGCGATTGTCTTGTATGTTACACCGTTCCAGGTTGTGGCTCTTCTTACTGGATTTTATGTGCTGAGACACCCCAGATTCCGTCACAAGCTTCCCTCAGTGCCACTGAATTTCTTCAGGAGGTTGCCGGCTAGAACTGACTGCATGCTGTGAGGAGGACCGTTATATTTATTTTGAGTTGCCTTTGAGTGGCAGGGCATTCTACTTTGCGCTATATTGTGTTTAGTTACTCAAGAAGATGCAGTACCTCATTGAGCTGTTTCGTGTTGAATGCTCAGCCGCAACGAGGAGCATCGAGAGCGCGACGCTTCTGGTATgatgtatttagacctcgtctTGAAGGTGACTAGTTTTCCGCTAAAAACTTTTATCTAAGGTGACTAGTTTAtgtccatttttaattttgtaggCTGTGATTGGAATGTTGAACCATTTTGTGCTTAATTACTTTCTTCAGTATTTTTGAACTCACGTTTTGTCAAGTCCATCAGGTTGAACATCTGTTTCGGTGTCTTTTCGGGGTTTTGGTGTGGCGATTTGGTTTATGTCCTTTTCGTACACAATGACCTGTGGGAAAGAATAATAGTGTTGAGATTTGATGCGTAATGTTTAAGAGTAGGTTATGAAAGAACATTGCTTGGCTCCTTATCACGAACGAAATCATTCTATTCAAAGCGCAAAAAGAAACGGTTGTGAACGTGTCGAGGTGTGATTTGTCAGCAAGGAGGAATGACCCGTACGAGTAAATAAGTCGaatattttctattatttcCAGACGAATGCAGGCTACCTACCCTgtgaatttattattattaagaggATAGAGtttgaaattattataattatttaatataagggaattttaaACACGCGGCGATAGGAGAAAATTTAGCACATTATCCACTAGAATTTTGTACCTGCGTGACAGCGATATAATATTATGTATAATGCATGCGTATATTATATAGCATAACCAATTTATTAAATGCATGTGACGATGTCGTGTTTGGATAGCGACTCAAATGATTAAGCAAAAACAGGGACACTTGATTTTATGACCTATTTAATTCGAGTTAAGTCTATTTTAGTTGGGTAGAAAATTCAAGTTATGGGGACAGACAAAGATTGCTCATGCAGTTTAATCTTATTTTTCATCTTCTTAATACTTGTTTCAAGAATCATGTCGGTTGGTTGGGTGGTGTGTTAGTTTTCTACTTTTACAAATAAACAGATTCATCGTTATATGTCGTCTCGGTCAAATAATACATACATGACAATGTATTATTAGATGAAAACGTATCGGTAACGATGGTTTCATTCTACGTAAGTTGTTAATCTGcttttgattttgagttccTCTTCTCTTAAATTAGAGTGCTTCATAATATAATAAAAGAACAAAGACTGAATTAAAATTCTGCAATGATCAAGAAATCCAACATGCACTTTCACTCCCCCATGCGAGCATAAAATTATGGAGGGTTTGAAGTTGAATAATTGTAGAGTAAAAGTTACCTTAAAATGAATGGGCATTGATTCTTGGAACTCTCTGGCTGTTTGTTTCTGAGTTCTAGGTAGGTTGGCGTACCtgtcttatttattttattttatttttttaattttttaattcttacAACTTTTCTAtgtcttgttttatttgttttataatttttagaagATGTTATAAAACTTTAAAGGACAATGATTTCCAATTATTTTCGCATATTATacattatattttattttagctATTAGATTGAATGAAAAACGATATGTGGCGAGTATGTGTTAATCATTTTCCAACTTAGAACCTAATTTAGTTTCTTATCATTTGTTTTGGTCGATCTTATTAGTTTTCTTATCAAGAAATAGATGTCACCCGCTCATCGAGGAGAC includes the following:
- the LOC126600737 gene encoding FT-interacting protein 3-like, whose product is MQRPPSEDFALKETKPHLGGGRISGDKLTSTYDLVEQMQYLYVRVVKAKDLPAKDVTGSCDPYVEVRLGNYKGATRHFEKKSNPEWNQVFAFSKDRIQATVLEVVVKDKDVVKDDLIGRVSFDLNEVPKRVPPDSPLAPQWYRLEDHKANKARGELMLAVWMGTQADEAFPEAWHSDAATISGADSLSNIRSKVYLSPKLWYLRVNVIEAQDLIPSDKGRYPEVYVKAILGNQALRTRISPSRSLNPMWNEDLMFVASEPFEEPLILSVEDRIASNKDEVLGRCAIPLQYVHRRYDHKPVNTSWHNLEKHVIIEGEKKKEIKFASRIHMRICLEGGYHVLDESTHYSSDLRPTAKPLWKSSIGVLEVGILNAQGLMPMKTKDGKGTTDAYCVAKYGQKWVRTRTIIDSFTPKWNEQYTWEVYDPCTVITIGVFDNCHLHGGEKAGGARDARIGKVRIRLSTLETDRVYTHSYPLLVLHPNGVKKMGEIHMAVRFTCSSLLNMMHMYSQPLLPKMHYIHPLTVSQLDSLRHQATQIVSVRLSRAEPPLRNEVVEYMLDVGSHMWSMRRSKANFFRIMNVLGGIIAVGKWFDQICNWKNPITTVLIHILFIILVMYPELILPTIFLYLFLIGVWYYRWRPRHPPHMDTRLSHADSAHPDELDEEFDTFPTSRPSEIVRMRYDRLRSIAGRIQTVVGDLATQGERLQSLLSWRDPRATALFVLFCLIAAIVLYVTPFQVVALLTGFYVLRHPRFRHKLPSVPLNFFRRLPARTDCML